A single genomic interval of Tsukamurella paurometabola harbors:
- a CDS encoding MarR family winged helix-turn-helix transcriptional regulator, with protein MQATSGDVTPEDLTEVFSEFMGRLMCNVTQESLGTMLSSDITAHQFHILLQLTAAEAPLPINRLADDLGLSVAATGRNVEKLVQLEMVDRREDASDRRIKNLTITDLGRKTVASAISDKHREVLGFAERLPTELRTRLHDVMVEILDEGLIPPNPFFTAMKENA; from the coding sequence GTGCAAGCAACTTCCGGGGACGTGACTCCTGAGGACCTCACCGAGGTCTTCAGCGAGTTCATGGGCCGACTCATGTGCAACGTCACGCAGGAGAGCCTGGGCACGATGCTGTCGTCGGACATCACCGCGCACCAGTTCCACATCCTGCTGCAGCTCACGGCCGCCGAGGCTCCGCTCCCGATCAACCGGCTCGCCGATGATCTGGGGCTGTCGGTCGCCGCCACGGGCCGCAACGTGGAGAAGCTTGTCCAGCTCGAGATGGTGGATCGGCGTGAGGACGCCTCGGATCGCCGGATCAAGAACCTGACCATCACCGACCTCGGGCGAAAAACAGTTGCGTCCGCGATCAGCGACAAGCATCGTGAGGTGCTCGGTTTCGCGGAGCGGCTGCCCACCGAGCTCCGCACCCGCCTGCACGACGTGATGGTCGAGATCCTCGACGAGGGCCTGATCCCTCCGAACCCCTTCTTCACCGCAATGAAAGAGAACGCATGA
- a CDS encoding glutathione peroxidase — MTALDSIALTTLDGAATSLADYAGRAVLVVNVASKCGLTPQYAGLEALATRYADRGLTVLGVPCNQFAGQEPGTAEEIATFCSTTYGVTFPLLEKTDVNGENRNPLYVELTKTADAEGEAGDIQWNFEKFLIAPDHTSVQRFRPRTEPESDTVVSAIEAVLPA; from the coding sequence ATGACCGCTCTCGACTCCATCGCCCTCACCACGCTCGACGGTGCCGCCACCTCGCTCGCCGACTACGCCGGCCGCGCCGTCCTCGTCGTCAACGTCGCCAGCAAGTGCGGCCTGACCCCGCAGTACGCCGGCTTGGAGGCGCTTGCGACGCGGTACGCGGACCGCGGCCTGACGGTGCTCGGCGTGCCCTGCAACCAGTTCGCGGGCCAGGAGCCCGGCACCGCCGAGGAGATCGCCACCTTCTGCTCGACGACCTACGGCGTCACATTCCCCTTGCTGGAGAAGACGGACGTCAACGGCGAGAACCGGAACCCGCTGTACGTCGAGCTGACCAAGACGGCCGACGCAGAGGGGGAGGCCGGCGACATCCAGTGGAACTTCGAGAAGTTCCTCATCGCGCCGGATCACACGAGCGTGCAGCGCTTCCGGCCCCGCACCGAACCGGAGTCGGACACCGTCGTCTCCGCGATCGAGGCAGTCCTGCCCGCCTGA
- a CDS encoding DUF2334 domain-containing protein has protein sequence MSSPLYVSVSALSDATRADAERFTAQLDDRGVPVSLLVAPRLKGKYKLIDDPSTQSFLRERRAGGDGIVLNGYDQAATKRRRAEFSTLGAHEAGLRLAAADRVLETVGLRTRVFAAPRWNASTGAVLALPEAGFRLNLGYTAITDLVTGEEEKARVLGIGDGFLSEPWWCRALLAQANRIARRGGTLRLAVDARRLASSTVSRTMLDAVDLALHHGAAPVVYEHRARALAAA, from the coding sequence ATGAGTTCGCCGCTGTACGTCTCCGTCTCCGCCCTCTCCGACGCCACTCGCGCGGACGCGGAGCGGTTCACGGCGCAGTTGGACGACCGCGGTGTGCCCGTCTCGCTGCTCGTGGCGCCGCGCCTGAAGGGCAAGTACAAGCTGATCGACGACCCGTCGACCCAGTCCTTCCTGCGGGAGCGTCGCGCCGGGGGCGATGGCATCGTCCTCAACGGCTACGACCAGGCCGCGACGAAGCGGCGGCGCGCCGAGTTCTCCACCCTGGGGGCGCACGAGGCCGGGCTGCGGCTCGCCGCCGCCGACCGCGTGCTGGAGACGGTCGGCCTGCGCACCCGCGTCTTCGCGGCACCGCGCTGGAACGCGTCCACCGGAGCGGTGCTCGCGCTGCCCGAGGCCGGGTTCCGGCTGAACCTGGGCTACACCGCGATCACCGACCTGGTGACCGGCGAGGAGGAGAAGGCCCGCGTGCTCGGCATCGGCGACGGCTTCCTCTCCGAGCCCTGGTGGTGCCGGGCCCTGCTGGCCCAGGCCAACCGCATCGCACGACGGGGCGGCACCCTCCGTCTCGCGGTCGACGCCCGCCGGCTCGCCTCGTCGACCGTCTCGCGCACGATGCTCGACGCGGTCGACCTCGCGCTGCACCACGGCGCCGCTCCGGTCGTCTACGAACACCGCGCCCGGGCCCTAGCCGCGGCCTGA
- a CDS encoding SLC13 family permease: MSPEVIALAVLVVVFLIATVRGVNMGALALVAAFVVGLAVFGVDSKEVLKGFPAELFVILVGVTYLFALAKNNGTVDWIVHGAVRAVRGRVALIPWAMFAVCATVTAIGAVSPAAVAIVAPVAAGFATRYRIHPVLMGMMVVQGATAGSFSPIGIFGSITNGVVDANDLPGSPLFLFGSTFLACVVIAVVAFAAFGGRALIARGADADALATLGSAAESAAHAATSVARPTTEPHSAAEVQRLGEDHPDGRADDATRLDAQRIGTLAGLVALIVGALGFDLDVGFTALGIAVVLTLAFPDSAKDAVEKISWSTVLLIAGIVTYVALLQKEGVVDWLGDGVAKVGSPLVAALLICLIGAVVSAFASTTGIIGALIPLAVPFLLTDQVSAVGLIAALAISSSVVDCSPFSTNGALVVANTEPDLRDMVFRRLMQWGMSIVVLGPLIAWAVLVAPTA; the protein is encoded by the coding sequence GTGTCACCCGAGGTGATCGCGCTCGCCGTCCTCGTCGTCGTCTTCCTGATCGCGACCGTCCGCGGCGTCAACATGGGCGCGCTCGCCCTCGTCGCGGCGTTCGTCGTGGGCCTCGCCGTGTTCGGGGTCGACTCGAAGGAGGTCCTCAAAGGTTTTCCCGCCGAACTGTTCGTGATCCTGGTCGGCGTCACCTACCTGTTCGCCCTCGCGAAGAACAACGGCACCGTCGACTGGATCGTGCACGGGGCGGTGCGCGCGGTCCGTGGACGGGTGGCGCTGATCCCGTGGGCGATGTTCGCGGTGTGCGCGACGGTGACCGCCATCGGCGCGGTCAGCCCCGCGGCCGTCGCGATCGTCGCCCCGGTGGCCGCGGGCTTCGCTACGCGATATCGGATCCACCCCGTGCTCATGGGGATGATGGTGGTGCAGGGCGCCACGGCCGGAAGCTTCTCCCCCATCGGCATCTTCGGCTCCATCACCAACGGCGTCGTCGACGCCAACGACCTGCCCGGCAGTCCGCTGTTCCTGTTCGGATCGACCTTCCTCGCGTGCGTCGTGATCGCCGTCGTCGCCTTCGCCGCCTTCGGCGGGCGCGCACTGATCGCCCGCGGCGCCGATGCCGACGCCCTCGCCACGCTGGGCTCCGCCGCCGAGTCCGCCGCACACGCCGCCACCTCGGTCGCCCGGCCGACGACGGAACCGCACTCCGCAGCCGAGGTGCAGCGCCTCGGCGAGGATCACCCCGACGGCCGGGCCGACGACGCGACCCGGCTCGACGCACAGCGGATCGGCACCCTCGCCGGGCTGGTGGCGCTCATCGTCGGGGCACTCGGATTCGACCTCGACGTCGGCTTCACCGCGCTCGGGATCGCCGTCGTCCTCACCCTCGCCTTCCCGGATTCGGCGAAGGACGCGGTGGAGAAGATCAGCTGGAGCACAGTGCTGCTCATCGCCGGCATCGTCACCTACGTGGCGCTGCTGCAGAAGGAGGGCGTGGTCGATTGGCTGGGCGACGGGGTCGCGAAGGTCGGCTCGCCACTGGTGGCGGCGTTGCTGATCTGCCTCATCGGTGCCGTGGTCTCCGCGTTCGCCTCCACCACCGGCATCATCGGCGCACTCATCCCGCTCGCTGTGCCGTTCCTGCTCACCGATCAGGTGAGCGCCGTCGGGCTGATCGCCGCGCTGGCGATCTCGAGCTCCGTCGTCGACTGCAGCCCGTTCTCCACCAACGGCGCGTTGGTGGTCGCGAACACCGAGCCCGACCTCCGGGACATGGTGTTCCGGAGGCTCATGCAGTGGGGCATGTCCATCGTCGTGCTCGGACCGCTCATCGCGTGGGCCGTACTGGTCGCGCCCACGGCCTGA
- a CDS encoding MBL fold metallo-hydrolase, translating to MRLTHFRHSCVLVEMSETRVLFDPGTFSQGFEGLTGLDAIVVTHQHPDHIDPARIDALVDANPGAQLFADPTTAAARGGRWIAALPGHDYGIGNLIARGVGGTHAVIHPDIPTIDNTSVLLGDEERIGRFYHPGDALYVPEDVRVEVLGLPVNAPWAKISETVDFFRAVAPTAAVPIHDALLSAAGADVYLARLADMRPDGAEFVPWGAEDTREF from the coding sequence ATGCGACTCACCCACTTCCGCCATTCGTGCGTCCTCGTGGAGATGTCCGAGACGCGGGTGCTCTTCGACCCCGGCACCTTCTCCCAGGGGTTCGAGGGGCTCACCGGTCTGGACGCGATCGTCGTGACGCACCAGCACCCCGATCACATCGACCCCGCCCGCATCGACGCTCTCGTCGACGCCAACCCCGGGGCACAGCTGTTCGCCGATCCGACCACCGCGGCCGCGCGCGGCGGCCGCTGGATCGCGGCGCTCCCCGGCCACGACTACGGCATCGGCAATCTCATCGCCCGCGGCGTCGGCGGCACGCACGCCGTGATCCACCCGGACATCCCGACGATCGACAACACGTCCGTCCTCCTCGGCGACGAGGAGCGGATCGGCCGCTTCTACCACCCCGGCGACGCGCTGTACGTGCCCGAGGACGTGCGCGTCGAGGTGCTCGGCCTGCCGGTGAACGCACCGTGGGCGAAGATCAGCGAGACCGTCGACTTCTTCCGCGCCGTCGCGCCCACCGCCGCCGTCCCGATCCACGACGCATTGCTCTCCGCCGCGGGTGCGGACGTCTACCTCGCCCGGCTCGCGGACATGCGTCCCGACGGTGCCGAGTTCGTCCCGTGGGGTGCCGAGGACACCCGCGAGTTCTGA
- the purS gene encoding phosphoribosylformylglycinamidine synthase subunit PurS, with translation MARIVVDVMPKAEILDPQGKAIVGALDRLGFAGVADVRQGKRFELEVEGDLSDDQLEKIAADVLANTVIEDFTVTRVDA, from the coding sequence GTGGCGCGGATTGTGGTGGACGTGATGCCGAAGGCCGAGATCCTGGACCCGCAGGGGAAGGCGATCGTGGGCGCGCTCGACCGCCTGGGCTTCGCCGGCGTCGCGGATGTGCGGCAGGGCAAGCGGTTCGAGCTCGAGGTCGAGGGCGATCTGAGCGACGACCAGCTCGAGAAGATCGCGGCCGACGTGCTCGCGAACACGGTCATCGAGGACTTCACCGTCACCCGGGTCGACGCATGA
- the purQ gene encoding phosphoribosylformylglycinamidine synthase subunit PurQ, with protein MTRVGVITFPGTLDDVDAARAVERAGGEAVALWHKDHDLQGVDAVVVPGGFSYGDYLRAGAIASLAPVMTEVVEAAGKGMPVLGICNGFQILCEAGLLPGALVRNEGLHFICRDEWLRVEATNTAWTSRYEPGAEILVPLKSGEGRYVADEHTLDELEGEGRVAFRYAAGNPNGAMRGIAGIASANGRVVGLMPHPEHATEALTGPSDDGLGIFYSALDAVLSA; from the coding sequence ATGACGCGGGTCGGCGTCATCACCTTCCCCGGCACGCTCGACGACGTCGATGCGGCGCGCGCGGTGGAGCGGGCGGGCGGCGAGGCCGTCGCGCTCTGGCACAAGGACCACGACCTGCAGGGCGTCGACGCCGTCGTCGTGCCGGGCGGCTTCTCCTACGGCGACTACCTGCGCGCCGGCGCCATCGCCTCCCTCGCACCGGTGATGACCGAGGTCGTCGAGGCCGCGGGCAAGGGCATGCCGGTGCTCGGCATCTGCAACGGCTTCCAGATCCTCTGCGAGGCGGGCCTGCTCCCCGGCGCGCTCGTGCGCAACGAGGGCCTGCACTTCATCTGCCGCGACGAGTGGCTGCGCGTCGAGGCCACGAACACCGCCTGGACCTCCCGCTACGAGCCGGGTGCCGAGATCCTGGTGCCACTCAAGTCGGGCGAGGGCCGCTACGTTGCCGACGAGCACACCCTCGACGAGCTCGAGGGCGAGGGGCGCGTGGCCTTCCGCTACGCCGCCGGCAATCCGAACGGCGCCATGCGCGGCATCGCGGGCATCGCCTCGGCCAACGGCCGCGTCGTGGGCCTCATGCCGCACCCGGAGCACGCCACCGAGGCTCTCACGGGCCCGTCGGACGACGGCCTGGGCATCTTCTACTCCGCGCTGGACGCGGTCCTGTCGGCCTGA
- a CDS encoding M18 family aminopeptidase gives MTAAAGATAEGLCAFVDASPSPFHVCRTVARRLAEAGYTELVEHDVWPGPGKYFVVRGGSIIAFDSSHCEHGDLPAFRIVGGHTDSPNLRVKQHHDAESAGLAQVLLEPYGGAWLNSWLDRDLGISGRIAVREGGRVVHTLVRIDEPLLRVPQLAIHLSENRKGVELDPQRHLHAIWGTSGAGGFLARVAAAEGYAAEDVLGFELMTHDLAPSRTVGADGALVSAPRLDNQGTCYAGTEALLATAPVDGIVPVLALFDHEEVGSGSDRGAASDFLITVLERIGLSHSLSREDFLRTLSLSAVASGDMAHATHPNYPDRHEPAHHIAVNGGPVLKVNQNLRYASDSDGEALFALAAEQAGVPLQRYVHRADLPCGSTIGPITAARTGLTTVDVGAPQLAMHSARELMGSADIGYYSAALAAFLAPA, from the coding sequence ATGACGGCCGCCGCCGGAGCGACCGCCGAGGGCCTGTGCGCCTTCGTCGACGCCTCGCCGTCGCCGTTCCACGTCTGTCGGACGGTGGCCCGCCGCCTCGCCGAGGCCGGGTACACCGAGCTCGTCGAGCACGACGTGTGGCCGGGGCCCGGCAAGTACTTCGTGGTGCGCGGCGGCTCGATCATCGCGTTCGATTCCTCGCACTGCGAGCACGGGGATCTGCCGGCGTTCCGCATCGTCGGCGGCCACACCGACAGCCCGAACCTGCGGGTGAAGCAGCACCACGACGCGGAGTCGGCGGGTCTCGCCCAGGTGCTCCTGGAGCCCTACGGCGGCGCGTGGCTCAACTCGTGGCTCGACCGCGACCTCGGGATCTCCGGGCGGATCGCGGTGCGCGAGGGCGGCCGGGTGGTGCACACGCTGGTGCGCATCGACGAACCGCTGCTGCGCGTGCCCCAGCTGGCGATCCACCTCTCGGAGAACCGTAAGGGCGTCGAGCTCGATCCGCAGCGGCACCTGCACGCGATCTGGGGCACCTCCGGCGCCGGCGGCTTCCTGGCGCGCGTGGCGGCCGCCGAGGGGTACGCCGCCGAGGACGTGCTGGGCTTCGAGCTGATGACGCACGACCTGGCGCCGTCGCGCACCGTCGGCGCCGACGGTGCCCTCGTCTCCGCGCCCCGGCTCGACAACCAGGGCACCTGCTACGCGGGCACCGAGGCGCTGCTCGCGACCGCCCCGGTCGACGGGATCGTGCCCGTGCTGGCGCTGTTCGACCACGAGGAGGTGGGCTCGGGCTCCGATCGCGGTGCCGCGTCCGACTTCCTCATCACGGTCCTGGAGCGGATCGGCCTGTCGCACAGCCTCAGCCGCGAGGACTTCCTGCGCACCCTGAGCCTGTCCGCGGTCGCGTCCGGCGACATGGCGCACGCGACGCACCCGAACTACCCCGACCGGCACGAGCCCGCGCACCACATCGCCGTGAACGGCGGCCCGGTGCTCAAGGTGAACCAGAACCTGCGTTACGCGTCGGACTCCGACGGCGAGGCCCTGTTCGCGCTCGCCGCCGAGCAGGCCGGCGTGCCGTTGCAGCGGTACGTGCACCGCGCCGACCTGCCCTGCGGGTCGACGATCGGCCCCATCACCGCGGCCCGCACGGGCCTGACGACGGTCGACGTGGGCGCCCCGCAGCTCGCGATGCACAGCGCGCGTGAGCTCATGGGCTCCGCCGACATCGGGTACTACTCCGCGGCGCTCGCCGCCTTCCTCGCGCCCGCCTGA
- a CDS encoding zinc-binding dehydrogenase encodes MKENTVNLAVVAHAASDLRVEERPEPVPADDEAVIAIDYGGVCGSDLHYWLHGAAGTSILRAPMVLGHEVVGTVDRAAADGSGPAAGTPVAVHPGTPHGVDGVPYPADRPNLAPASTYLGSAAHFPHCDGAFARRVALPTRMLRALPAGIDPRDAALIEPAAVAWHGLARAGDVAGKRVAVIGAGPIGLLAIAVALHHGAAEVVATDIAAGPRERALTLGAAAALDARESDAIAALHADVVIESSGTVPGLHAAVDAAARGGVVVLLGLQQAGDIDFPAARAITRELDLRGALRFNDEIDDVIAALADGTLDVHGVVTHVLPAADAVEAFAIARDSAASGKVLVDFRD; translated from the coding sequence ATGAAGGAGAACACCGTGAATCTCGCCGTCGTCGCCCACGCCGCGAGCGACCTCCGCGTCGAGGAGCGCCCCGAGCCGGTCCCCGCCGACGATGAGGCCGTCATCGCGATCGACTACGGCGGCGTCTGCGGCTCCGACCTGCACTACTGGTTGCACGGCGCCGCCGGCACGTCGATCCTGCGCGCTCCCATGGTGCTCGGACACGAGGTGGTGGGCACCGTCGATCGGGCCGCGGCCGACGGTTCCGGGCCGGCAGCGGGCACGCCCGTCGCCGTGCACCCCGGCACGCCGCACGGGGTCGACGGGGTGCCGTACCCGGCGGACCGCCCGAACCTCGCGCCCGCGTCCACGTATCTCGGTTCGGCTGCCCACTTCCCGCACTGCGACGGTGCCTTCGCCCGCCGCGTCGCGCTGCCCACGCGGATGCTGCGTGCACTGCCCGCCGGGATCGATCCGCGGGACGCGGCCCTCATCGAGCCCGCCGCGGTCGCCTGGCACGGGCTCGCGCGGGCCGGCGACGTCGCGGGCAAGCGGGTCGCGGTGATCGGCGCGGGTCCGATCGGGCTGCTCGCGATCGCGGTGGCGCTGCACCACGGCGCCGCCGAGGTCGTGGCCACGGACATCGCGGCCGGTCCCCGGGAGCGCGCGCTGACGCTGGGCGCCGCTGCGGCGCTCGACGCCCGGGAGTCCGACGCGATCGCCGCACTGCACGCGGACGTGGTGATCGAGTCCTCCGGCACGGTGCCCGGCCTGCACGCCGCGGTCGACGCGGCGGCGCGCGGCGGCGTCGTCGTGCTGCTCGGGCTGCAGCAGGCGGGCGACATCGACTTCCCCGCGGCGCGGGCCATCACCCGCGAGCTGGACCTGCGCGGCGCGCTGCGGTTCAACGACGAGATCGACGACGTGATCGCCGCGCTCGCCGACGGCACGCTGGACGTGCACGGCGTGGTGACCCACGTGCTGCCCGCCGCCGACGCCGTGGAGGCCTTCGCCATCGCCCGCGACTCCGCCGCGTCCGGGAAGGTGCTGGTGGACTTCCGGGACTGA
- a CDS encoding SDR family oxidoreductase — protein sequence MPSDTSAFDLTGRTALVTGSTRGIGRRLAEGLSAAGATVLVHGRDADTARRVAGEIATGNPVHATAFDVTDEAAVDAAIAAIEAEHGTPDILVNNAGMQIRHPLTEFPAADWSALIATNLTSAFLLAKRVAAGMIARGSGRIINVGSVQSQLARPNITPYAATKGGIVMLTKGLCAELAPHGITANAIAPGYFATELTQALVDDAEFSAWVAGRTPAARWGDVADLVGPLVFLASEASAFVNGQVLYVDGGMTAVV from the coding sequence ATGCCCAGCGACACCTCCGCCTTCGACCTGACGGGCCGCACCGCGCTCGTCACCGGCAGCACCCGCGGCATCGGCCGACGGCTCGCGGAGGGCCTCTCCGCGGCGGGCGCCACCGTCCTCGTCCACGGCCGCGACGCGGACACGGCCCGTCGAGTCGCCGGGGAGATCGCGACCGGGAACCCCGTGCACGCCACGGCCTTCGACGTGACCGACGAGGCCGCCGTCGACGCCGCGATCGCCGCGATCGAAGCCGAGCACGGCACCCCGGACATCCTGGTGAACAACGCGGGCATGCAGATCCGGCACCCGCTCACCGAGTTCCCGGCCGCCGACTGGAGCGCGCTGATCGCCACCAACCTCACCAGCGCCTTCCTACTCGCGAAGCGGGTCGCGGCGGGCATGATCGCGCGCGGCAGCGGCCGGATCATCAACGTCGGCTCGGTGCAGTCGCAGCTCGCCCGCCCGAACATCACGCCCTACGCGGCGACCAAGGGCGGCATCGTCATGCTGACCAAGGGGCTCTGCGCCGAGCTCGCGCCGCACGGCATCACCGCCAACGCGATCGCCCCCGGCTACTTCGCGACGGAACTGACGCAGGCCCTCGTGGACGATGCCGAGTTCTCCGCGTGGGTGGCCGGCCGCACGCCGGCCGCACGCTGGGGCGACGTCGCGGACCTGGTCGGACCGCTCGTCTTCCTCGCCTCCGAGGCGTCCGCGTTCGTCAACGGACAGGTCCTGTACGTCGACGGCGGCATGACGGCCGTCGTATGA
- a CDS encoding MFS transporter encodes MSTTTTSPAQDPEYAANLKRATLASSIGSALEYFDFALYGLSTALIFNVLFFPQGDPAMATVAAFATFGVGFAARPFGGLFFGRLGDKVGRKAVLVITIMLMGGASTLIGLLPTYESIGIWAPIMLVTLRLLQGFGAGAEQAGSTVLMAEYAPVKRRGFFSALPFIGIQAGTLLAALVFTLISMLPEDAMLSWGWRVPFLSSFLLILLAVAIRMKLQETPTFVELEKQEQVADKPVRELFRHGFPGVLVGIGLRMAENGGSYMFQALALSFFVSVTGPGADKGVLTWGVTLGSLIGVFSVPFTGHLSDRFGRRIVYRAGALFLLAYALPAWWALTLQNHAVAVAVIAIGIGVGVNSMLGPQCALIPEMFGARHRYLGVAMAREISAVLAGGVAGVLGAYLIKVTDGNWLVLGLYMVTLCTITAASTFLVPETVGRDLTRTDDAVKVSDAEAGEGYAVPGTAALSTLDFPSPAVSTPAAAPAPAATH; translated from the coding sequence TTGTCGACCACCACCACCTCGCCCGCGCAGGACCCCGAGTACGCCGCGAACCTCAAGCGCGCGACCCTGGCCTCCAGCATCGGCAGCGCCCTCGAGTACTTCGACTTCGCGCTGTACGGCCTGTCCACGGCCCTGATCTTCAACGTGCTGTTCTTCCCGCAGGGCGATCCGGCGATGGCGACGGTGGCCGCCTTCGCGACGTTCGGCGTCGGCTTCGCAGCCCGGCCGTTCGGCGGCCTGTTCTTCGGCCGCCTCGGCGACAAGGTCGGCCGCAAGGCGGTACTGGTCATCACGATCATGCTGATGGGCGGCGCCTCCACCCTGATCGGCCTGCTGCCCACCTACGAGTCGATCGGGATCTGGGCGCCCATCATGCTGGTGACGCTGCGGCTGCTCCAGGGCTTCGGCGCCGGCGCCGAGCAGGCCGGCTCGACGGTGCTCATGGCCGAGTACGCGCCGGTGAAACGCCGCGGATTCTTCTCCGCGCTGCCGTTCATCGGCATCCAGGCCGGCACGCTGCTCGCCGCGCTGGTGTTCACCCTCATCAGCATGCTGCCCGAGGACGCCATGCTCAGTTGGGGCTGGCGCGTGCCGTTCCTCTCCTCCTTCCTGCTGATCCTGCTCGCCGTCGCGATCCGGATGAAGCTGCAGGAGACTCCGACCTTCGTCGAGCTGGAGAAGCAGGAGCAGGTGGCGGACAAGCCCGTGCGCGAATTGTTCCGGCACGGCTTCCCGGGCGTGCTCGTCGGCATCGGCCTGCGCATGGCGGAGAACGGCGGCTCGTACATGTTCCAGGCACTGGCGCTGTCGTTCTTCGTCAGCGTCACCGGCCCGGGCGCCGACAAGGGAGTGCTCACCTGGGGTGTCACGCTCGGCTCCCTCATCGGCGTGTTCTCCGTCCCGTTCACCGGGCACCTCTCCGACCGGTTCGGCCGCCGGATCGTCTACCGCGCCGGGGCGCTGTTCCTACTCGCCTACGCGCTGCCCGCCTGGTGGGCGCTGACCCTGCAGAACCACGCCGTCGCGGTCGCGGTGATCGCGATCGGCATCGGCGTGGGCGTCAACTCGATGCTCGGCCCGCAGTGCGCACTCATCCCCGAGATGTTCGGCGCGCGGCACCGCTACCTGGGCGTCGCCATGGCCCGCGAGATCTCGGCCGTCCTCGCCGGCGGCGTGGCCGGTGTGCTCGGCGCGTACCTGATCAAGGTGACCGACGGGAACTGGCTCGTCCTGGGCCTGTACATGGTCACGCTCTGCACCATCACCGCCGCGAGCACCTTCCTCGTCCCCGAGACGGTGGGCCGCGACCTCACGCGCACCGACGACGCGGTCAAGGTCTCGGACGCGGAGGCCGGGGAGGGCTACGCCGTGCCCGGCACCGCCGCGCTGAGCACTCTCGACTTCCCCTCCCCCGCCGTGTCCACGCCCGCCGCGGCACCCGCACCGGCCGCCACGCACTGA
- a CDS encoding MspA family porin, translating to MTPPPAPRMRVPVPGQIREGEFADTSRELITRDGWKVTVSKFGEKLDSVPPLNRSPQSFEGFSSIGGEAKIEAEHPNDPKRKPTSRIKSATLTTGTQIGCAVTADSLTLGGSLSNATTASITPTVSASGTVTGQGQGGSGGGQGGGSVSGTGTGSLSGTLSDTVTETGNISGILKPGTTKDIPYAKKAVVGPNAQVMSRDIRIAVDNCIGGVQVRTYATVAISTDATDDTLTTFGKPIFLTRPEQNR from the coding sequence GTGACCCCGCCGCCCGCACCGCGGATGCGCGTCCCGGTCCCCGGGCAGATCCGCGAGGGCGAGTTCGCCGACACCAGTCGCGAACTGATCACCCGCGACGGATGGAAAGTCACCGTCAGCAAATTCGGAGAGAAGCTCGACTCCGTCCCGCCGCTCAACCGATCGCCCCAGAGCTTCGAAGGCTTCAGCTCCATAGGCGGCGAAGCGAAGATCGAAGCCGAACACCCCAACGACCCAAAGCGTAAGCCCACCAGCCGAATTAAGTCGGCAACACTGACCACGGGTACACAAATTGGCTGCGCTGTCACCGCCGACAGCTTGACCCTTGGCGGGTCACTGTCGAACGCGACCACCGCCTCGATCACGCCGACAGTCAGCGCGTCCGGCACCGTCACCGGACAAGGACAGGGCGGCTCCGGCGGCGGGCAAGGTGGCGGCAGCGTCTCCGGCACCGGAACCGGCAGCCTCTCCGGCACCCTCTCGGACACCGTCACCGAGACCGGCAACATCTCCGGAATCCTCAAGCCCGGCACCACCAAAGACATCCCCTACGCCAAGAAGGCCGTCGTCGGCCCCAACGCCCAAGTCATGTCCCGCGACATCCGCATCGCCGTCGACAACTGCATCGGCGGCGTCCAAGTCCGCACCTACGCCACCGTCGCCATCAGCACCGACGCCACCGACGACACCCTCACCACCTTCGGCAAACCCATCTTCCTCACCCGCCCCGAGCAGAACCGCTAG